The following proteins are co-located in the Neisseria sp. Marseille-Q6792 genome:
- the hemN gene encoding oxygen-independent coproporphyrinogen III oxidase, translating into MKIIQIQNNHNANNRPEFDRELIASLPSSGPRYTSYPTADRFHDGFREGEYIKALHLRSTGMLNKPLSLYIHIPFCNTICYYCGCNKIITKDKSRADAYIEYLEKEMELLAPHLNGRHQLAQLHFGGGTPTFLSDDQIERVFRMIRKHFELIPTGEYSIEIDPRKVSRDTVLMLGRLGFNRMSVGIQDFDPKVQAAVNRIQSYEETKEVIDAAREAGFKSVSVDLIYGLPHQTSESIKTTIDTVLSLDPDRLALYHYAHLPHVFKPQRRIDTAAVPDSEEKLDMLQYCVQTLTERGYVFIGMDHFAKPDDELSVALEEGLLQRNFQGYSTYADCDLVAIGVSSIGKIGNTYSQNERDIDAYYAAIDEGRLPIMRGYQLNQDDILRRSIIQDLMCRFALDYRVYEDIFGIPFDRYFQDELADLEKLAGLGLINLNKQKLTVTPKGRFLIRNIAMVFDYHLRHKETRAKYSQTI; encoded by the coding sequence ATGAAAATTATACAGATACAGAACAATCACAATGCCAATAACCGTCCTGAGTTTGACCGCGAGCTGATTGCCAGCCTGCCGTCCAGCGGTCCGCGCTACACCTCCTACCCTACTGCAGACCGTTTCCATGACGGCTTCCGAGAAGGGGAGTACATCAAAGCTTTACATTTACGCAGTACGGGAATGTTAAATAAACCGCTCTCCCTTTACATTCACATCCCCTTTTGCAATACCATCTGCTACTACTGCGGCTGCAATAAAATCATTACCAAAGACAAGAGCCGCGCCGATGCCTATATCGAATACCTTGAAAAAGAAATGGAACTGCTCGCTCCACATCTGAACGGACGGCACCAGCTTGCCCAACTGCACTTCGGCGGCGGTACGCCAACCTTCTTAAGCGACGATCAAATCGAACGTGTTTTCCGCATGATCCGCAAACATTTCGAGTTAATCCCCACCGGCGAATATTCCATCGAAATTGACCCGCGCAAAGTCAGTCGGGATACCGTCCTCATGCTCGGCAGACTCGGTTTCAACCGTATGAGTGTCGGCATTCAGGATTTCGACCCCAAAGTGCAGGCGGCGGTCAACCGCATCCAAAGTTACGAAGAAACCAAAGAAGTCATCGATGCCGCCCGTGAAGCAGGGTTTAAATCCGTCAGCGTCGATTTGATTTACGGCCTGCCGCATCAGACTTCCGAAAGCATTAAAACCACCATCGATACCGTTTTGTCGCTTGATCCCGACCGCCTCGCCCTTTATCACTACGCCCACCTGCCGCATGTTTTCAAACCGCAACGCCGCATCGATACCGCCGCCGTTCCCGACAGCGAGGAAAAACTCGATATGCTGCAATACTGCGTCCAAACCCTGACCGAACGCGGCTACGTCTTCATCGGCATGGATCATTTCGCCAAACCGGACGACGAATTGTCTGTCGCCCTCGAAGAAGGGTTGCTGCAACGCAATTTCCAAGGTTATTCGACCTATGCGGATTGCGACCTGGTTGCCATCGGTGTGTCGTCCATCGGTAAAATCGGCAACACCTACTCTCAAAACGAACGAGACATCGATGCCTACTATGCCGCCATCGATGAAGGCAGACTGCCCATCATGCGCGGCTACCAGCTGAATCAGGATGACATCCTGCGCCGCAGCATCATTCAGGATTTGATGTGCCGTTTCGCGCTCGACTACCGTGTTTACGAAGACATATTCGGTATCCCGTTCGACCGTTACTTCCAAGACGAACTCGCCGATCTAGAAAAACTTGCAGGCTTGGGGCTCATCAACCTGAACAAGCAGAAACTGACTGTTACCCCGAAGGGACGCTTCCTCATCCGCAACATCGCTATGGTGTTCGACTACCACTTGCGCCATAAAGAAACCAGGGCGAAATACTCACAAACCATCTGA
- the fnr gene encoding fumarate/nitrate reduction transcriptional regulator Fnr has product MTSHNTTHQMKTLCSSCSLRELCLPVGLLPNEFTQLDAVIRQSRRLKKGEYLFRAGEAFTSLFAIRAGFFKTTVASQDGRDQVTGFFMSGELIGMDGICAHVHSCDAVALEDSEVCELPFTHIEELGQNIPSLRTHFFRMMSREIVRDQGVMLLLGNMRAEERIAAFLLNLSQRLYSRGFAANDFILRMSREEIGSYLGLKLETVSRTLSKFHQEGLISVEHKHIKILNLQVLKKMVSGCSHAI; this is encoded by the coding sequence ATGACTTCGCATAATACTACACATCAGATGAAAACGCTGTGTTCTTCCTGTTCCCTGCGGGAACTCTGTCTGCCTGTCGGATTACTGCCCAACGAGTTTACCCAACTCGATGCCGTTATCCGCCAAAGCCGCCGCCTGAAAAAAGGCGAATACCTGTTCCGTGCCGGCGAAGCCTTTACTTCGCTCTTTGCCATCCGTGCAGGCTTCTTCAAGACAACCGTCGCCAGTCAGGACGGACGTGATCAGGTAACGGGTTTTTTTATGTCGGGCGAACTCATCGGCATGGACGGCATCTGTGCCCATGTGCACAGTTGCGACGCGGTCGCCTTGGAAGACAGCGAAGTGTGCGAACTGCCGTTTACCCATATCGAAGAGCTCGGTCAGAATATCCCAAGCCTGCGTACCCACTTTTTCCGCATGATGAGCCGCGAAATTGTGCGTGATCAGGGCGTGATGTTGCTTTTGGGCAATATGCGTGCAGAAGAGAGGATTGCCGCCTTTCTGTTAAATCTCTCCCAACGCCTTTATTCCCGCGGTTTTGCTGCCAACGATTTCATCCTGCGCATGTCTCGTGAAGAAATCGGCAGTTATCTCGGGCTGAAACTTGAAACCGTCAGCCGCACATTATCCAAATTTCATCAGGAAGGGTTGATTTCCGTCGAACACAAGCACATCAAAATCCTCAATCTGCAGGTGTTGAAAAAAATGGTGTCCGGCTGCTCGCACGCCATTTGA